The Faecalibacterium sp. I3-3-33 DNA window AGAGCAGCGCAGTAAGCGCTGAACCGGCTGTTCTGGTCGTAAGCCAGCAATGTCATGGGCGACATTCCCAGCAAAAGCCCGCCGTACAGTATAAAGAAATTAGAGCCTTCCTTCATGAAAAACGTTCCCACCAGCATCATAGCAATCGACACCAGAATGATCCATCTGATATAGCACCACGTCTGATAGGCATCCTTCAATAGCAGACCTTTCATTGCACATCTTCCCCTTTCACCATCAGTACAAACAATTCCTCAATGCTTACCGGGGTAAGCTCTGCCCCGGCAGGCATTGCATCCCGGCGCACAAGCGCCTCGGCTCCGTAGGGGGTGACCCGCTTGCCGTACACCTGTGCATCCAGTGCCGCCAGCTGCGCCGCCGTGCCATGCCACAGGGCGTATTCCTCCCGCAGGGCGTCCTTCTCCTCACAGAGCAGCAGTCTGCCCTTGTGCAGGAAAGCGATGGTATCGCACAGCTTTTCCAAGTCGCTTACGATGTGGGAGGAGATGAGGATAGAGTGGTTTTCGTCCCGGGCAAAGTCCAGCAGCAGGTCGGTCACCTCGTCCCGCACCACCGGGTCCAGCCCGTTGGTGGCTTCGTCCAACAGCAGCAGCTTCGGGTGGTGCGCCAGCGTCACGGCGATGCACAGCTTCATCTTCATGCCGGTGGAGTAGTCCTTGTACTGCTTCTTGTCCGGCAGACCGAACTTTTGGCACAGCTCCGCATAGGCGGCAGCGTCCCAGTTGTGGTAGATACCCGCCATCACCTTGCCCGCCTGCACCGCGTTCAGGCACAGGGGGATGCCCTCGCTGCCCAGCACCACGCCGATCTCCTCTTTGGCGCGGACGGAAACAGTGCGGCTGTCCCTGCCTAGGATGGTCACGGTGCCGCCGTCCCGCTGCACCATGTCCAAGATCAGCCGGATGGTGGTGCTCTTGCCCGCTCCGTTTTCGCCGATCAGGCCGCAGATGGTGCCCCCGGGCAGGGTTAGGTCCAGCGGCCCAAGGGTAAAGTCCTTATAGTGCTTTGTAAGCCCCCGTAGTTCCAGTGCGTTCATGTTCAGTCCTCCCACAGCAGTTCCAGCATCTCCCGCAGTTCTTCCCTGCTCAGCCCGCAGGATGCGGACAGGCGGACGGCCTCGGTAAGATGCTCTTCAATCTTTTTCAGGTTTTCTTCCCGCAGCAGCTCGGTGTTTTTCGGAGCCACAAAAAAGCCCTTTGCCGGTACTGCGTAAAGAAAGCCCTCTTTTTCCAGTTCATCGTAGGCGCGCTTGGTGGTAATGACGCTGATGCGCAGATCCCGTGCCAGCCCCCGGATGGAGGGCATGGCCTCGTCCGGCTGCAAAGCCTCGCTGATGATCTGCTGCTTGATCTGGTTGTAGATCTGGTCATAGATGGGCGCGCCGCTTTTGTTGTTGATAAACAGTTCCATCGGCTGCTCCTTTGACGCTTGTGTTTTATCTGTATATGCACAGTATATACAGAAGATACAGATTTGTCAAGAGGGTGCACAAAAAAATACACCCGCCATCCAAAATGGACAGCGGGTGCTGTTTTTATAGGTTTTACAGCGCCTTGATAGCGGTCTTGATGCGCTGGGCGGCAAGCTTGGTCTTTTCCGCATCGCCGAAGGCGGTCAGGCGGAAGTAGCCCTCGCCGCACTCGCCAAAGCCCACGCCGGGGGTGCCTACCACGCCGCAGTTTTCCAGCAGCCAGTCGAAGAACTCCCAGCTCTTCATGTTGCCGGGGCAGCGCAGCCAGATGTAGGGGCTGTTCTTGCCGCCGCAGTACCACACGCCACACTCGTCCAGTGCATCGGCGATGACCTTTGCGTTGCGGCGGTAGTAGTCCAGATTAGACTGGATCTCAGCCATGCCGCTCTCGGTGAACACGGCGGCAGCGGCGCGCTGCACCACATAAGGCACACCGTTGAACTTGGTGGTCTGACGGCGCAGCCACAGCTTATTGATGTTCATCCCCTCGCGCTCCAGCTCCTTGGGCACGACGGTGTAGCCGCAGCGGGTGCCGGTAAAGCCTGCGATCTTGGAGAAGGAGCAGATCTCCACAGCGCACTCGCGTGCACCTTCGATCTCGAAGATGCTACGGGCCAACTCGCCGTCCGAAATAAAGCACTCGTAGGCGGCATCGTACAGGATGATGGCATCGTTTTTGCGGGCGTAATCCACCCATGCCTTCAGCTGTGCGCGGGTGTAGGCAGCACCGGTGGGGTTATTGGGGCTGCAAATATAGATGATATCCGCCTTCACGCTCTCGTCCGGCATCCCGAGGAAGCCGTTTTCCTGTCCGGTGCGGCTGTAAATGATCTTGCGACCATCGGTGACGTTATCATCCACATAGGTGGGATACACGGGGTCCGGCACCAGCACGGTGTTGTCCACATCGAACAGACCCAGCAGGTTTGCAAGGTCGCTCTTTGCGCCGTCCGAGATAAAGATCTCGTCCTCGGCAAGCTGGGTGCCGCGGCCGGCGTAGTAGCCCTGAATGGCCTGCTTGAGGAAGGGGTAGCCCTGCTCCGGGCCGTAGCCGTGGAAGCCCTCCTTGGTGCCCATCTCCTCGGCAGCGTCGCGCATGGCCTGCACCACGCACTTTGCCAGCGGCTGGGTCACATCGCCGATGCCCAGACGGATGATCTCCTTTTCCGGGTGTGCTTCCTGATACGCAGCCACCTTGTGGGCAATGTCCACGAACAGGTAGCTGGCCTTCAGCTCATTGTAATGCTTGTTCATCTTCATGATACTTTTCCTCGCTTCTATATTGTGGAACCCTCTCAGTCATCTCGCATTCGCTCGATGCCAGCTCCCCCCAGAGGGGGAACTTTTTCAAAGGGTCATTTTACACTTCGGTCGTTCCCTCGCACACGGTCTCGGCCGCGCCGGTCATCAGCAGCTGCTTGCCGGGCAGCACCCGGATGGTCAGCTCGCCGCCGCGCAGCTGCACATGGATGTCCTCCCCGGCAGGGCAGACACCCAGCTCGGTCAGGGCTGCCACAGTGGCACAGGTGCCAGTGCCGCAGGCCCATGTCTCGCCGCTGCCGCGCTCCCACACACGCATCTTCAGGTGAGTGGCATCCACCACCTGCACAAACTCGGTGTTGATGCGCTCCGGGAAGTTTTCGTGGTGCTCAAAGCCCGGGCCGATCTGCTCCAGCTTCAGGCTGTCCACATCCGGCACAATTGTCACGCAATGGGGGTTGCCCACGCTGATGCAGGTCACCCGCCACAGGTTCTCTTCCACCTGCAAAGGCAGATCTACCAGCGGCCCTTCGCCCATGTTCACGGCGGGCAGCGCCGCTGCCATGGCGGTGTAGGCACCCATCTCCACCTGCCACAGCCCTTCGCCCATGCGGGCAACGGTCTTTAAGCCGCTGAGGGTGTCGATGGCAAGCTTCGCCTTTGCCGTGCCGTGGGTGTACAGCCACTCGGCCACGCAGCGGATGCCGTTGCCGCACATCTTGCCCTCGCTGCCGTCCGCATTGAAGATGCGCATCATGGCATCTGCCCCGGCTGTGACCGGTGCGCAGATGCAGATGATGCCATCCGCACCAATGGAAAAGTGCCGCCGGGACAGCCGCTCTGAAAGCGCTGCGATCTCTTCCGGCACGCCGGAGGTGCGGCAGTCCAGATAGATATAATCGTTGGCGCAGCCCTGCATTTTGGTGAATGAAAGCTTCATGCTTATCGCTCCTTATAAAAGAGACTGGTCAGTCTCCGTAAACTCATTACTTTATAATGATAAAAAAACCGGCACGAGATGTCAAGGGAAAAAGCAGCTTTCAGACAATTTTCTTCAGTTGCTGCAAAACAGGGCTTGACAATACGCACTGCATGGGATATAAAAAAAGAGAGCGCTTTGTACAGCAGGCAAGGCTGTGCCGGATACCGGAGGCTTTTCCGGGGCACGGCGGGCTGTACGCGTATGCAATACAACTGCAAAAAGGAGACCACAGGAATGGATACTTTTGAAAAAATCCGTGCATTGCTGGCTGAGCAGCTGGACGTTGACCCGGCAAAGATCACGCTGGAAAGCGATATCATGAGCGATTTCGAGGCGGACAGTCTGGATATCGTGGACATGGTGATGACGCTGGAGGACGAGTTTGGCATCGAGGTGCCGGACGACGCTATCGAGTCCCTGCGCACCGTAGGCGATGTGGTAAACTTTGTGGACAGCCACGCGCAGAACTGATTCTTTTAGGCAAAAGCCCCGCCTTTGCAGTGCGGCACACGGCCGTGCAGGCAGGCGGGGCTTTATTATGGTTCGTGCGGAACGCACAGCGTTTGGCGCACGGCCTTGGGAGGATATAACAAAATGGCAAAAGACAACAAGAAGCTCGTGCAGGCGATCACCAGTCAGGAAGAAAACTTTGCACAGTGGTACACCGATATCTGTGTAAAGGCAGAGCTGGTGGAGTATTCCAGTGTGAAGGGCTTTATCATCCTGCGCCCCTATGGTCAGGCCATCTGGGAGCTGATCCAGAAGGATCTGGATGCCCGGTTCAAGGCCACCGGCCATGAGAACGTGGCTATGCCGGTGCTGATCCCGGAAAGCCTGCTGCAGAAGGAAGGCGAGCTCGTCAATGGCTTCGCGCCGGAGGTGGCGTGGGTCACGATGGGCGGCTCCGACAAGCTGGAAGAGCGTCTGGCAGTGCGTCCCACCAGCGAGACCATGTTCTGCGACCACTGGTCCCGCGTGCTGCACAGCTACCGCGAGCTTCCCATGAAGTACAACCAGTGGTGTAGCGTGGTGCGCTGGGAAAAGACCACCCGTCCCTTCCTGCGTAGCCGCGAGTTCTGGTGGCAGGAGGGTCACACCATCCACGAGACCGCTGCCGAGGCCGAGGCTGAGACCCAGCAGCAGCTGAACTGCTACGCAGATACCTGCGAGCAGGATCTGGCGATTCCCGTGGTGAAGGGTCGCAAGACCGACAAGGAAAAGTTTGCCGGTGCCGAGGCTACCTACACCATCGAAGCCATGATGAAGGACGGCAAGGCACTGCAGAGCGGCACCAGCCACTACTTTGGCGATAAGTTCAGCAAGGCTTACGACGTTACCTTTACCGGCCGCGACAACCAGCTGCATCATCCGTTCCAGACCAGCTGGGGCGTTTCCACCCGTCTGGTGGGTGCTATCATCATGACCCACGGCGATGACGACGGCCTGATTCTGCCCCCGGCCATTGCCCCCATTCAGGTGGTGGTGGTGCCCATTGCCGCCCACAAGCCCGGCGTCTCCGAAAAGGCTGCCGAGCTGGCCGAGAAGATCAGTAAGTACGCCCGCGTGAAGCTGGACGACAGCGACAACGCCCCCGGCTGGAAGTTTGCCCAGTGGGAGATGAAGGGCGTGCCCCTGCGTCTTGAGATCGGCCCCAAGGATCTGGAAAAGAACCAGTGCGTTCTGGTGCGCCGCGACACCCGCGAGAAGGTCTTTGTAAGTCTGGACGAGCTGGAGACCGCCATCCCCGCCCAGCTGGAGGCTCTGCGCAAGGACCTGTACCAGCGTGCGCTGGAAAACCGCGAAAAGCGCACTTGGGCTGCCACCACCATGGACGAGGTGAAGGAGCTGGCCAAGGCCAACACCGGCTACATCAAGACCATGTGGTGCGGCGATCTGGCCTGCGAGATGAAGATGAAGGAAGAGGCCGGACTTTCCAGCCGCTGCATGCCCTTCGAGCAGGAGCAGCTCAGCGATGTGTGCCCCTGCTGCGGTAAGCCCGCCAAGGCTATGGTCTACTGGGGCGTTGCTTACTAAGCAGCTGCTTTTCTGATCCGATACAAAACCCCCGGAGCTGTTTTATGCTCCGGGGGTTTTACTTGTCATTTGTCGAATTATATGCTATTATAGAATTGCTGCTTCGGCAGCAAGGCACTGCACATAACGGCAGGCGGTTCGGCCCCACTTCCGAAAGGAGGTGAAGCTTATGCCAATTACTTTGACGTTCCATATCTTCGGATTGGTATTTACCATCAAGGTAAAAAGCGAGAACCGCCACCCTGGCCGGTGACGGTTCTTAGTTTCTAAGACGGTTCATCAAAAGGGCTGACCGCTTGTCGCAGTGCCTTTTCTATTTACAGTATACCCACTTTTGAGGTTTCTGTCAAGAGCACGCCGTTTCTGCGTGCTTTTTTCTTACCGTTCAAAGGTAGTGCTAAGGGTGGTCTGCCAGCTTTCGCCGGGGGCAAGGCAGGCGGCTGCGGCGCGCTGCTCCCAGTCCTGCGGGTCGGTAACGGCTGCGGGCAGACTGTGCCACGGCTCGATGCACACAAACCGCACCGGCTTTGCGGGAGCCGACCAGATGAGCGAATAGGGGTAGCCCTCCACCTTGCAGGTGATATTGCGGCCGGTGTCCTTCTCGCAGATGCCAATGGTACCAGTGCGCAGACCTGCCATGCAGAAGCTGTCGTTGGCAAACAGGTCATCGGTCAGCGGGATAGCCTGCTGGTTCTTCCACTGGTAATAGCTCTTGCCGCTCAACAGGCCGTTGGGGCGGGCATCGAGGATGACCGGGCTTTCCGGCCGGTCAAAACGGAACTCGTAGTCGGTGGTGGTGTGCTTTTCATCGAACGGCACATTGAACGCCGGGTGGAAGCCGATGCCGAAGCGCAGCTCCTCCGTGCCGGGGTTCGTCACCTGCAAGGTGTGGTGCACGGTCTTTCCCTCCAGACGGAAGGTACTGGTAAGCACAAAATCATAGGGGAAACGCTCTGCCTTGATGGCATCGTCCGCCCGCAGTTCCAGCTGGATGGTATCCCCTTCTGCCCGCAGCAGAGTGTGCTCCAGATCCCGGGCAAAGCCGTGCTGACCGCCCTTCCATGTTTTGCCCTTGGCGGTAAAGGTGCCGTCCACCAGCTTGCCCGTCCACGGGAACAGAATGGGCGCGTGGCGCTTCCAGATGGCGGGGTCGGCCTGCCAGAGCAGTTCTTCGCCTGCGGCGTTTTTCAGGCTGACAGCCTCTGCACCGTGGGTATCCACGGTCAGGGTCAGGAATTCGTTGTGAATGGTTGCCTGCATTTTCAGTATCTCCTTTGTCCTTCTTATTTTCCGGGGCCTGCTGTTTCCAGTATACTCCCCTGTGCACCAAAAAGAAAGCCCCAGTCCGCCCGGTTTCAGCAGGGCTGCGCCAGCGGCAGGGTGACGGCAAAGGTAGTGCCGTTTTCGCTGCTGCTCTCCACGGTCGCACTGCCGCCATGCAGTACGGCGATCTCCCGCACAAGGGCAAGGCCAAGCCCCACGCCGCCCATCTCCCGGCTGCGGGACTTATCCACCCGGAAAAAGGGCTGGAAGATGCTCTCCCGGCAGTCTGCGGGGATGCCCGGGCCGGTATCTGCAATGCGCAGCACAGCAGCCTGTTTTTCCTGCCGCAGGGTGACGCACACCGCGCCGCCGGGGCGGTTATATTTGATGCCGTTTTCCACCAGATTGAACACCAGCCGGTAGATCAGCGCATCGCTGCCCACCATGCCAAGCTCCTCGCAGTCCTGCTGCAAGGTGATGCCATTTTTCTGGGCAAGAGGGGTCAAATCGGTCAAGATCTCCTCCACCAGCGGTGCAAGGGCGATCTGGTCGGTGCGGGAGACCGATTGCAGATTGCTCATCTCTAATAAAGTGCGCACTAGGGCGGTCAGGCGGTCCAGCTGCTCCCGCACAGAGCCGACCAGTCCGGCGGTCTCGGCATCCATAGCCGGGTGCTCCTCTGCAAACAGTTCCAGCTTTGTCTGCAAAATAGCCAGCGGGGTGCGCAGCTCGTGGGCGGCGTTGCCCGCGAACTGCCGCTGCAATTCAAAGGACTGTGCCAGACCATCCAGCATCCGGTTCACCGACCGGCTCAGCTGCCCAAATTCCTGCACTGTATCTTCGTCCAACCGGGCGGTGGCAATGCTGTCCTGATTGACCCGCTGCGCCTGCTGCGCAAGCTGTTGCAACGGTTTCAGCGCTCTGCCGCTGACAAAATAAGCGATAGCCGCGCTGAGGATGGTGACCACGGCGGTGATGCACCAGCCCTTGCGGCCAAAGACCACCTTTGCATCGTAAACCTCCTGTGAAAAATGCGCCAGCAGGCTGGACATTTCCTCCTGCGGGATCTCGATGGTCAAGGAATCCGCGCTGCCGGGCTGATACTGCATCATAAAGCCGTTAAGGGCGTCCATGCCGGTAACGCCGGTGCGGTACAAAAGCAGGTTCATGCACACACAGGCGCAGGCGATGAGCAGCGCCGTCAGCAGGGTGATGCGCCATTGCAGGGACAAACGCTTCATTGTACCTCTCCTCCGATCTCGTAGCCTTCCCCGATGCGGTTGCGGATGGGGTCGTACCCCAGCACCGCCCGCAGCTTTTTGCGCAGGGCAGAGATATGTACCCGGATGGAGTTGCTGAAGCTATCCACGCTGCCGTCCCAGACGTGCTCAATCAGCTCCTCCTGACTGACCGGGCGTCCCTGATGCAGCAGCAGATATTCCAGTACGCCGCTCTCCTTCCGCGTCAGCGCAAGGGTCTGACCGTCCACCGCAGCAACCCGGCTGCGGGTGTTGAAGCTGAGCCGCCCGCAGCACAGGCAGACATCCTGCTGGATGAACTTGCGCCGGGTCAGGCTGCGCACCCGGGCCTCCAGCTCTGCAAGGTGGAAGGGCTTGGAAAGATAATCGTTCGCCCCGGCATCCAGCCCTTCCACCTTATCTGCGATCTCACTGCGCGCCGACAAGATCAGCACACAGGTCTCAAGGTCGTGCTGCCGTAAGCTGCGCAGCACCTGCATCCCGTCCACCTTGGGCAGGTTGAGATCCAGCAGCACAAGGTCGTACCGCTCTGCCGCCAGTGCTTCCAGCGCGGATTCGCCGTCTGCGCAGGCGTCCACCTCGTACCCGGACAGCCGCAGCTTCCGGGCAATGTCCTCCCGCAGGGAGTGCTCGTCCTCTACCACCAAAAGGCGCATTTTATTTTCCACCTTTCCCATAAAAAATCCGTTTATTGCGTTTTTCTTCATTATAACAGATTATAGCAGACGGTGTTAAGATTCGTGTTAAGATTTTCTTAGCAGAAATTTTATCTCCCATGGTGTATACTGGTGTCATCAAACAACAGGAGGCTATGATGTTCATGACAAAAAAACAGGCGCA harbors:
- a CDS encoding ABC transporter ATP-binding protein, with the protein product MNALELRGLTKHYKDFTLGPLDLTLPGGTICGLIGENGAGKSTTIRLILDMVQRDGGTVTILGRDSRTVSVRAKEEIGVVLGSEGIPLCLNAVQAGKVMAGIYHNWDAAAYAELCQKFGLPDKKQYKDYSTGMKMKLCIAVTLAHHPKLLLLDEATNGLDPVVRDEVTDLLLDFARDENHSILISSHIVSDLEKLCDTIAFLHKGRLLLCEEKDALREEYALWHGTAAQLAALDAQVYGKRVTPYGAEALVRRDAMPAGAELTPVSIEELFVLMVKGEDVQ
- a CDS encoding aldose 1-epimerase family protein, which encodes MQATIHNEFLTLTVDTHGAEAVSLKNAAGEELLWQADPAIWKRHAPILFPWTGKLVDGTFTAKGKTWKGGQHGFARDLEHTLLRAEGDTIQLELRADDAIKAERFPYDFVLTSTFRLEGKTVHHTLQVTNPGTEELRFGIGFHPAFNVPFDEKHTTTDYEFRFDRPESPVILDARPNGLLSGKSYYQWKNQQAIPLTDDLFANDSFCMAGLRTGTIGICEKDTGRNITCKVEGYPYSLIWSAPAKPVRFVCIEPWHSLPAAVTDPQDWEQRAAAACLAPGESWQTTLSTTFER
- the acpP gene encoding acyl carrier protein, whose translation is MDTFEKIRALLAEQLDVDPAKITLESDIMSDFEADSLDIVDMVMTLEDEFGIEVPDDAIESLRTVGDVVNFVDSHAQN
- the proS gene encoding proline--tRNA ligase, whose protein sequence is MAKDNKKLVQAITSQEENFAQWYTDICVKAELVEYSSVKGFIILRPYGQAIWELIQKDLDARFKATGHENVAMPVLIPESLLQKEGELVNGFAPEVAWVTMGGSDKLEERLAVRPTSETMFCDHWSRVLHSYRELPMKYNQWCSVVRWEKTTRPFLRSREFWWQEGHTIHETAAEAEAETQQQLNCYADTCEQDLAIPVVKGRKTDKEKFAGAEATYTIEAMMKDGKALQSGTSHYFGDKFSKAYDVTFTGRDNQLHHPFQTSWGVSTRLVGAIIMTHGDDDGLILPPAIAPIQVVVVPIAAHKPGVSEKAAELAEKISKYARVKLDDSDNAPGWKFAQWEMKGVPLRLEIGPKDLEKNQCVLVRRDTREKVFVSLDELETAIPAQLEALRKDLYQRALENREKRTWAATTMDEVKELAKANTGYIKTMWCGDLACEMKMKEEAGLSSRCMPFEQEQLSDVCPCCGKPAKAMVYWGVAY
- the dapF gene encoding diaminopimelate epimerase, whose amino-acid sequence is MKLSFTKMQGCANDYIYLDCRTSGVPEEIAALSERLSRRHFSIGADGIICICAPVTAGADAMMRIFNADGSEGKMCGNGIRCVAEWLYTHGTAKAKLAIDTLSGLKTVARMGEGLWQVEMGAYTAMAAALPAVNMGEGPLVDLPLQVEENLWRVTCISVGNPHCVTIVPDVDSLKLEQIGPGFEHHENFPERINTEFVQVVDATHLKMRVWERGSGETWACGTGTCATVAALTELGVCPAGEDIHVQLRGGELTIRVLPGKQLLMTGAAETVCEGTTEV
- a CDS encoding GntR family transcriptional regulator; the encoded protein is MYCAYTDKTQASKEQPMELFINNKSGAPIYDQIYNQIKQQIISEALQPDEAMPSIRGLARDLRISVITTKRAYDELEKEGFLYAVPAKGFFVAPKNTELLREENLKKIEEHLTEAVRLSASCGLSREELREMLELLWED
- a CDS encoding response regulator transcription factor, producing MRLLVVEDEHSLREDIARKLRLSGYEVDACADGESALEALAAERYDLVLLDLNLPKVDGMQVLRSLRQHDLETCVLILSARSEIADKVEGLDAGANDYLSKPFHLAELEARVRSLTRRKFIQQDVCLCCGRLSFNTRSRVAAVDGQTLALTRKESGVLEYLLLHQGRPVSQEELIEHVWDGSVDSFSNSIRVHISALRKKLRAVLGYDPIRNRIGEGYEIGGEVQ
- a CDS encoding LL-diaminopimelate aminotransferase is translated as MKMNKHYNELKASYLFVDIAHKVAAYQEAHPEKEIIRLGIGDVTQPLAKCVVQAMRDAAEEMGTKEGFHGYGPEQGYPFLKQAIQGYYAGRGTQLAEDEIFISDGAKSDLANLLGLFDVDNTVLVPDPVYPTYVDDNVTDGRKIIYSRTGQENGFLGMPDESVKADIIYICSPNNPTGAAYTRAQLKAWVDYARKNDAIILYDAAYECFISDGELARSIFEIEGARECAVEICSFSKIAGFTGTRCGYTVVPKELEREGMNINKLWLRRQTTKFNGVPYVVQRAAAAVFTESGMAEIQSNLDYYRRNAKVIADALDECGVWYCGGKNSPYIWLRCPGNMKSWEFFDWLLENCGVVGTPGVGFGECGEGYFRLTAFGDAEKTKLAAQRIKTAIKAL
- a CDS encoding sensor histidine kinase, whose amino-acid sequence is MKRLSLQWRITLLTALLIACACVCMNLLLYRTGVTGMDALNGFMMQYQPGSADSLTIEIPQEEMSSLLAHFSQEVYDAKVVFGRKGWCITAVVTILSAAIAYFVSGRALKPLQQLAQQAQRVNQDSIATARLDEDTVQEFGQLSRSVNRMLDGLAQSFELQRQFAGNAAHELRTPLAILQTKLELFAEEHPAMDAETAGLVGSVREQLDRLTALVRTLLEMSNLQSVSRTDQIALAPLVEEILTDLTPLAQKNGITLQQDCEELGMVGSDALIYRLVFNLVENGIKYNRPGGAVCVTLRQEKQAAVLRIADTGPGIPADCRESIFQPFFRVDKSRSREMGGVGLGLALVREIAVLHGGSATVESSSENGTTFAVTLPLAQPC